The Halorubrum salinarum genome segment GAGTCGTTCGAATCCACCGTACTCAAGCGCGTACGAGGACGTCATTATCGACGGGAAAGAGGGCCGAGTAGAGCAGGCATGCGAGAAAGCGGACTGGAACGTTTCGGCACTCGCGGCGCGTTCGTCGAGATTCGGGGTCGTATCCCGATCGTAGCCGTGCCAGCCGACGTGATCCGCGCGAAGCGAATCGACCGTCACGAGAACGATGTCACGCATATTGCCGATGTCGCCCGCAGACTATTTGACGCTTTTGAGCGCTTCCGCGTAATCCGACGCCACGCTCTCCCAATCGAACTCCGCCGCGAACGACGCCAACGTGGCATCTGGCCCGTTTCGGGCCGCCTTCTCGATCGCACGTGCGATTGCCCCCGGTTCCGGACGTGTGAATTCCACTAATCCCTCGAACCGTCCTTCGGATCTACCGGCTAACTGAACGACTGACAGACCGGCGGCACCGTACTCCAACACTTTGAGTGTATGGGGGTCGTCCACTAACGAGACCCCGACATCGGCCAGTGCGAGGTACCCCGGCACATCTTCGTGTGGGACGGTACCGAGATAGTGGACGTTTTCGCCTTCTGATTCCTTTTTTTCTACGGCTTTTCGTAAGCTCCCTTCTCCGAGTACGATCAGTGACCATTCCGGGATGGAATCCATCGCATCCATCATCTCTGTGACGTGGTATATTGGTTCGAGACCACCGACGTATATCGCGATATTCTCCCGAAGCGGAAGCGATGACAGTTTACTCTGCGCCGATTCAACTGCTTCTTGATCCGGGTCAACAAACCGATCGTAGTCAACACCCAAACTCGTCGATCTGACCTCCTCCGCGTACCGTTCAACGCGCGGTCGCTCCTCCTCGTATACGTACATGGCGCAGTCAGACAGCGCGAAGCAAACATTTTCCGCGAGCCGAACTGGGATAGAGACACCTACCGAGTGCGTTTCACGAAACTGTCGAATGGGGTCAACGTGATCGACGATTACGGGTTTCCCGGTGAGTTTTCCTACAAGGGTCGCGGCGAACGCACCGGCACGGGTCGTACCGATAAGGACTTCGTACTGTTCGCGTT includes the following:
- a CDS encoding glycosyltransferase: MSQQNSSVRWFTPDKPENISVGRQRISSHLRTVGFDIKTVATTSETIQEAFAEREQYEVLIGTTRAGAFAATLVGKLTGKPVIVDHVDPIRQFRETHSVGVSIPVRLAENVCFALSDCAMYVYEEERPRVERYAEEVRSTSLGVDYDRFVDPDQEAVESAQSKLSSLPLRENIAIYVGGLEPIYHVTEMMDAMDSIPEWSLIVLGEGSLRKAVEKKESEGENVHYLGTVPHEDVPGYLALADVGVSLVDDPHTLKVLEYGAAGLSVVQLAGRSEGRFEGLVEFTRPEPGAIARAIEKAARNGPDATLASFAAEFDWESVASDYAEALKSVK